The Triticum aestivum cultivar Chinese Spring chromosome 4B, IWGSC CS RefSeq v2.1, whole genome shotgun sequence sequence taatcatccagttacgttgagacgtttgatagcacacaaggtgttcctccggtccgaagttgcataatctcatagtctgaggaacatgtataagtcatcaagaaagagtagcaatgaaactgtaacgatcataatgataaactaacgaatgggtcttgtccatcacatcattctcctaatgatgtgatcccgttcatcaaatgacaatgcaTGTCTATggtaggaaacctaaccatctttgataaatgagctagtcaagtagaggcatactagggacactttgttttgtctatatattcacatatgtactaagttttcggttaatacaattctagtatgaataataaacatttatcatgaaataaggaaataagtaataactttattattgcctctagggcacatttccttcaccaACTGGCTAAACGTTTCTCAAGTCTCTCTTCCACATGCTTCCACTCAGCGATAGTTAAACGCCGGAAACTGCCCGAGCTGGCatccaaaaatctcagcatactCAGGTGCTGATTCTGCAGCATCGCCAAAGCAAAAGAGTtcactcttatgaaaattaattttgagaCCAGAAAGTTCCTCAAAAGTACATAAGAACTACTTGAGATTTCTTGCCTTGTCTAGGTCATGATCCAAGAAAAGGATAGTGTCATCAGCATGTTGTAGAATAGATAGACCATCTTCTACCAAGTGTGGAATGACACCACTAATTTGACCGTCTAGCTTAGCCCGCTCAACAAGGGTAGCTAGCATGTCGGCCACAATGTTAAACAAAATAGGGGAAGCGGGGTCCCTTTGGCGAAGCCCCTTGTTTGAAAATAGTTGCCAACGTCATCATTAACTTTTATGGCCACACTACCTCAAGAAACAAAGCTCTCTATCCAACGACACCATTTTGGTCAAAACCCCTTCATGCGCAAAGTTTGCCGTGAACAAAACATAGTCAGCAATAGTGTCATACTTTTCATCAGCATCACAAGGCTTCTTTTGGATTAGACCATTCGTGTTTGTATGTCTTTAATTTATTTGATCATGTTATACTTATGGTCAGACCCTGGTTCACTCTGATGACTTGGACAGCTAACTTTCAGTGAGTTATGTGAGTACTCAAATGAAGAAGAGGAAGCATCTTGGGCAGCTATTGGTATTGGGACAAACTGGTTATTCAACTGATGAAAATGGACGGAGTTTGGAAATGTGCACACAATGCAAAGCTCCCAGCTAATCCTATCATCCAAAGGTACGAGTGCTAGTGCCAGCCTCTTCCTTCACGACGGACGCCTCCCTCTCGTAGCTCCTGTTGCATTCGCCGCACAGCAACAGCTTGTCTTCTTGCTCGCCTCCAAGCGCCATTGGCTCAGCTGCCACTGCCACAGGACTCTGCGCAAGCAGCTGCCTGGCCGCCATGGACTGCTGCATCGCAGTTGCACTGTTGGACAATCAAGGGACAAACAAAACGATGTTGAGCACACATGCGCACAAGCTGTACAGCAGAGTTTATTCAAGAGGCAGAGCAGTTTCATGGAATTTCCAGACGACTGATCAGTCTGACAAGTCACACATTTGTGGAGTTTGGATTTCTGTAGACACAACTGTAGAGCAGGGAAAATAATCATAGGGACATAACTGTAGCCATATCAAACCATGTAGAGTAGTTTGAATTTTTGTACCATCCCACGTACTGTACACAAATATGGTTGATCCTGTGTGCATGAAAAGTGCATCATTGCAAGGATAAGGGCACAGGATCAGTCTCACATTTGTGTACCAAAAAGGTGGGCTGGCCAGGCACTGTTGCTGCATCAGAAGAAGACTTCTACTACTATTTGTTGTTGCATATATCATGATCATGTATGCCAAGCACTATTCATGACAGGGACGATAGTACTGTCAGGGAGTATCATCTAGTCGACAAAACACGGTAGTGCAAAGGCTACAGCATCATGAAATTCCGGTGAGAACGCATCAGGTACACGAACGAACGGAGACTAGATTTCGCCAGTTCCTATTGCTTCAGGACGTCGCAGGAAGTCGAGCCATGACGCGCCTCGCATTCGGTTGCTGCAGGACGGTCTCTGAAAGTCGACTGATCATCAAAGCCAGTAAGCGCACTCTTTCCTTCATCAGAATCTACACAGCCAAGAGTCAACATCAGTCGTGTGAGATCGAACTAGttagatatatactccctccggtcctttttactctgcacattggatttgccaAAAGTCAAactttactaagtttgaccaaatttatattaaaaattattagcatctataatatctaataaatataatatgaaaatatatttcaagatgaatctaatgatattggtgttgttatgtgagtgtctataattttttatataaacttggtcaaagttggatgagattgacttcgaaTAAACCTAATATGtaaagtaaaaaggaccggagggagtactagttagatATATACTAGTATAATAAACAACGCTGTGATGGGGGATGAAGGCTTACTTGGCTCTTTTCACCCAGCAGTTCGAGGACGACCCAGTGAGAATGGTCGCCTGTTACCATTTGGGTTAGCTCCTCCATACCAAGGCCAAGCATAGTATCCAGCACAATTACCAACATATCAACATCGAAGGGTGCATTGTCAGCCTGCTTGAAGCACGACTGCACCACATACCCTCCGTGTTCATCTAGACACAGCATGAGTACTTCTGGCATCAACTGCTCCACAATTCGCAATTTCGTCGCATACTCGCAGTGTTTGAGGACGTGTTGAATGGCATAGTTGCTGTATATGCATGATCACAATGGTTGTAATGATGCAATCAAGGAAAGTAGTAGAACAAGATGAACAGCGAACGAGATTGTAAGTTAGTGTACCTATACTGTCCAAGTGCTAGATCCACGGCGCGCTCAATCACAACCTCCTCAAAGACTAATAGCTCACTGCCCTGGGCACACCCGAAGCACTCAATGTAGTAATCAGACATACGACGTGTGTGGTGTGTCTTTGTTCTCAAAGAGTCGACTCCGTGCTGGATCAAAATCTGCACCGAGATAGGTCAATGCACATCTTCTAGTGTCATGTCACTGCTTAATTATTGCACATTAGTACTAGCATTACTACCTTGGAATGGTTGTAGTCCATGAACGTAAAGCAGTAGTGAAGTAGTTCCACCCCTTGGGCTCTGTGCACCAGCTCGGAGCGAACAAGGTACTCGAGTAGCATCTTCAGCAGAGCTGGGTGGTCTGTGACCGCAGCGAGCAGCAGCTTCATAATGTTTCGGCTGCACacaaattgagtcaaagcaaatcAGAAGTCTGGTTTCATAAACCAGAACAATCACACAGCATAGTAATGCGCAGATTGGAGTGGTCGCAGGGCAATGAAACTGTACCTATACGCAGCTGACATCACATTGGCCTCCACGGCAGCATCCACAATGGTGGCCAGCGCTGCGTAATTCTGCTTGCAGTCACGCAGTAGTAGACGGAGACCCTTCATTCCCTCCTTGGTTGACAGAGCATCAATCCCGCCGCCGCTGAGAAAGCGGGAACGCACCTCCTGCAGATCCAAGGCGCCTTGGGGGGTCGACGACGCCTTCCCAGGAACGAACTCGTCGGCTTTGGCGCTGAGCATCGACCCGAATGACAGGGTCAGGGGCGAGGTCGACGTCGCGTGTGGCTGCTGCATCCACGGCGGGGTCTCCCTGCGCCTCGCCATGTCGATGTAGAAGTGTTGACCTGCTGCGTCCGGCTCGAATCCGTCTCCGCCGATGCCTGAACTGGGAATGCCTGGGTAAGGCGGGAGGACGTTGTCGTACTTGGCGCGCGCCGAGACGACGGGCTGGTAACCGGAGCCAGCGGCGAAGGCATTGGCGTGGTGCTCGGCGCCGAGATGCTCTCCGTGCGGCGGGAGGGAGCGGAGGTGGTTGCCGCGCGGCTGCATCTGGATGAGGTTGTAGACGTCTGAGGGGTAGGAGTCAACGGAGAGCGGCGGGAGGAAGCCGTTGTGGTCGTCCGAGCAGTTGGCCGGGTCGGCGTAGCCGGAGAGCGGGTGGAACGTGGAAGGCGCTGTTGTGGTGGGCGTGTGGCGGCGACGAGAGAAAGGATCTGTAGATGTCGGAGGCCGCGGGGATGGAGGCGGGGTCGAGGAAGGCGGACCGCGGCATGTAGAGGCTGCTGTGGTGGGCGCGTGGCGGCGACGGGAGGAAGTCGTCGGAGCCGGCGGAGTTGTCCGGGTCGAGGTAGGCGGACGGCGGCGAGACGTAGTAGGTGCGTCGGTTCTGGGCGTGAAGCGGCGGCGGGAGGAGCGGGTGGTTGCTGTCGAAGCCCGCGGCCGCGGGGTTGGCCGGGTCGAGGTAGGCGGACGGTGGCGGGACGTGGTAGTTGAGCCGGGTCTGGCCGTACAGCGGCGGCGGG is a genomic window containing:
- the LOC123090217 gene encoding uncharacterized protein; the encoded protein is MEAPNPNPDPAAARSDAGEELPRTRVAGTLRLGGASGHLPPVRAGHRQPLAGHVDPAYHAAAGFGSDYPLLPPPLYGQTRLNYHVPPPSAYLDPANPAAAGFDSNHPLLPPPLHAQNRRTYYVSPPSAYLDPDNSAASTCRGPPSSTPPPSPRPPTSTDPFSRRRHTPTTTAPSTFHPLSGYADPANCSDDHNGFLPPLSVDSYPSDVYNLIQMQPRGNHLRSLPPHGEHLGAEHHANAFAAGSGYQPVVSARAKYDNVLPPYPGIPSSGIGGDGFEPDAAGQHFYIDMARRRETPPWMQQPHATSTSPLTLSFGSMLSAKADEFVPGKASSTPQGALDLQEVRSRFLSGGGIDALSTKEGMKGLRLLLRDCKQNYAALATIVDAAVEANVMSAAYSRNIMKLLLAAVTDHPALLKMLLEYLVRSELVHRAQGVELLHYCFTFMDYNHSKILIQHGVDSLRTKTHHTRRMSDYYIECFGCAQGSELLVFEEVVIERAVDLALGQYSNYAIQHVLKHCEYATKLRIVEQLMPEVLMLCLDEHGGYVVQSCFKQADNAPFDVDMLVIVLDTMLGLGMEELTQMVTGDHSHWVVLELLGEKSQILMKERVRLLALMISRLSETVLQQPNARRVMARLPATS